aactgaacccagaatTGCAATCAGTAGGCAAGTAGTCTACCTCTGAGCTACTTAACagactttatttttccttcatttttgatTTCATGATTTTGTTATCGTTGCTTAAGACAGAGTCTTGATattatagttcaggctggccttgaactctcaacccCTTTGCCTTACACTCTCAAATGCTGGGGTCACAGTTTTTCACCACTATGTGcagctttaatttttgttttgtcttgagacagggtctcatacagTCCAGGTTGGCTGAACTCACTACAGAGCTAAGGATGACTTAACCTCCTgaatgatccttctgcctctttcAAGAATTGGGGGTTACAGACATATGCCACCaagcctgtttttgttgttgttattgttgtttgtttttttggttttggttttgttttagaaatagaGTCTTAGTAAGTTGCCCAGTCTGACCTTCAACTCACAATACAGCCTCATAGCctcagactttctgtctttttgACTCTGAAGTAACTATGATTATAGGTACACACTcatcatggttttgttttgtttttgtttgtttgtttgtttgtttttgagacatggtctcactatgtaaccatgGCCAGCCCAGAGCTTGTtgcgtagaccaggctgacctcaaactccacttgcctctgcctcatgagtgctggaattaaaggtgtctaattttaaatttgaattaagGACTCGGGAGAGATAATCCCGAGGTTAgcagcattggctgctcttcttcAGGACCAGGATTTGATTCCTATCACTCACGTGGGCAACTCCAGTCCCCAGTGGATCAAACACCTTTTCTCTGACCTCCTCTGGCACTGTACACACGTGGTATACAGAtctacatgcaagcaaaacactcaaaggaaaaaaagtagtTGAAGCTCGGTACCTTTAAATTTTGTATATCTCACAGACATTTGGATTTTTGGcttcttttgaaaacatttagAAAGCTATAGTGACATGACAGCAACTTGCCAGGGCTTACCAGTGGCTGCCCACTCTGGTCAGGGTACTCAAACCAGACAAGCTCTCATCTACCTGACTGGCCTTACTTGTACATCCAGCTACTCCTCCATAAGAATACCCAGCAGGCAAGATGGAGCCAAGGAGACAGGAGTAGAGGAAGGGCTCTTACGGCAACAATATAGTCTCTGCCCAACTGTAGCTTCAAAAGAGTTAGGCCTAGTTTAAGGCAAAGGTTATTCTGGGACATAGAAATCTTGAGCCTAGAACTTGTACTTATTAAGGATGTGTCTAAAAGTGTGGGGGCAGGGCACTACATTTTTAAGAAGGGCCCTTGTGAGAAAGggggctagcctggaactctatgtgtagctgaagatgaccctaaactcctgatcctcttgccttcaccTCCCGTGTGCTTGTTTTAGAGGTGTGTGCCGTCGTGTTGGGCGGAGAAACAAACTTCCTGCACTCAACCCCAGCCCTCCACagactgagctacctccccaggcGCTCCCGTCTGACCTAGAGTTCAGACAGAAGGAGCTGGAGCCTAGGGGCTATACAACTACAGTGAAACACCAGGAGTCCAAAGAATAAATTACAGGTCTCAGGATCCTGgccaagcaaagaaaacaaatgcctGCCCCCTACCCACCAGCCACACAAATAATCGCATCTGGCATCCCGCTGTGATCATAGTTCATTTGTCTTGTTGATTTATTGGCCTAAAGAattggaaacacacacaaatctggAGATAAATATTGGTCAGATTCTCTAAATCTGGGTCATCACTATGTATAGAGCTAGAACCTGTGAAATTCTAAATTGTGCGTGCTGTGGCCCAGAACCAGTGGCTTCccactttctccctccttcccaggtCACATGGGGAAAGAGGGCACAAACTGACAAGACTTGGTCACCTCCAAATGACAAAACTGCAAAATCCCAAACTTCCAACACCTGAAACTCATGATAGTGAGACCTTCCAGctcaaatacatatttttaagtttttgctTTGCCACAACTATTTGTTGCCAAATTCTGGAAGCTATTCTCTTTActcttacaaaaaaacaaaaacaacgacaacaaaaaatatatataatctcaatTCTTCCAAAAGGTCGGAATTTTGATCtattctgaaattcaaatttccCAGTTCATTTTACCCCTTCTCTCCTGACTTCCTCCGAGGAGGGCAGTGAAGGGGAGAGGAAACTCTTGTCATATCTGTCCCCTGCCTTCAgaccttcctcagtctctcttgtGGTTCCgctgtatatatagatatatttatatatataatttgtgtgtagatatatatatatgtattctttattatgtattttttgcAGTTTTTCTAAAGTGCCAGAAACAAGATTTATGGGAatttttagtgatttttctttttttttttttctctatttttccctGTTTGAAACTTTTTCCCCCTTAAAAATTGGAACTTGGTACATTCAGTAGGAAATTCTTCACTCAGGCTGTAGCCAAGACCAAGAAAAGTGCAAAGAGACAGTGGAGAGGGGAAGTGACCCCCTCCGCAGTTAACATTCAGGAAGCCTGTCAACAACCTCCCCCTTTCTATATACTTGGAGGCTAGGAGGGGACAGGAAGATGCTCCTGGCCTTCCTAAACTCACCTCCCTCCAAAAGCCATGATCTTGCCCTCTCCACAGcaggtcagagggcagccatcTTGGCCCCAGAAAACAGTAGCTGAGAGAAAGACTGTCATTTGATTAAAACAGTTTTTCTCCTTTTGAAGTTATACTACTCCTCTAACTCCCACATTAAATTTGTTCCCCGAACTGGCTCTCCCTTTGTGAGCTGGTTCTTTCTTTgtgggggagggaaggtgggtgggggagggaaggtgggTATATCGGAAATATCCATCTAATCACACACCAGGGAGGTCCCATTTTCAAAGGGAATTAGGAACAAACATTTCTCTACAATCCCTACTGGAAGGAAACATAGAACCCTGACCAGGGCTATCTAGTGCAAATTAGGGAGTAGGGACTATTTCAAATCCCTGCACCCCATTCCTAGGCTGGGATCTTTGGGTGTGGGGGACTGAGTCAGAGATGGGGTATAAGGTGCTATTTTGGAGGCAAAGCTGGTGGGGATACCCCAAAGCCCACCAGAAGAGGAAGATGGTTCCCTCAAAACCATCTGGAGTGATTGGTGAGGACAGTGACAtcagagaagatagaacagaggCAAGGACAGAGGTCATGTGCAAATCCCCGGCTTACCCACACATCAAATCCATGTTTCTGGCTATTTGGTCTAATCTAGGAGAAACCATAGTGAGGGATTGGCGGGGAGAAAACAGATTCTCTTCTTCATTCTTTATGGAGTACTTCATACCTGGTGCTCAAATTTGGGTTAGCCCCAAAGAAGCCAcatataaaggccagaagagttATGATCTATTCACCTCTTTTGTCTTGGAAGAATCTGGGGTCACTGGACTTGGGGGTAAAGGTAGGGCCCAAGATTTCCCTGCCCCATATTGAAAAAGTGCTCAGCCATAGGACACCTCCCACCTCCTCTTGACCTGGAATGGGTGAGACCATCTCCAGAGTCTAGGAGCACAAGAAGAACTATGGAAGACCCAAAGGCATGGGAGCCAAGGAAGGCATGGCATCTCAGTGTGAAAGAAACAAGGACAGAGAAACCCACCCTTAGGAAGAACGGAATCCAAAGCcatgcttccaggctggtgggtCAGATATCACAATGGTCTGGTCCAGGCCTTGGGCCACAAAGAATGGACTGTTCTAGGAAGCATCTGGGGAAGGGCTTAGAGACAGCATCAGAGTGAGCAGGCATCATTGGATGAGAGAGATGGTTTCCCCCTAGGCTTACAAATCAGGGGAGCAGGTTAGACATTCAGAGTTGGTGGGGGCTGTAAGTAGAGATTCAGAGAAGTATATTGCTCAGTTGCCCCAAGGGCTGGAGAAGGGATGGGAGCTGGCTCTTCCCCTCACAGGGGCCATTCCCTGGAGGAAACTGAGAGGAACCACCAAAAACCCCTTCTCAGAGAGTGGGGAAACTACAATCACACAAAGCAGCCTGACGCCTGAGCTCCAGGGGCCCCCAAATCCCTGCACAAGAGTGTGATGGGGCTCCCGAAGGGCAGGGAGGCCAGGAGCTGAGAATGGGGAGGGGAATCAGGGAGGGTGGCATCTGGTGAGAGGGGGATCTGGCCTTGGTGTTCACCCCACATCCCCCTTTTGGGTTCTCTCAACCCCTGTCATTTCCACTATTCCCTTAGGGGGAACTggcagaggaagagggggaggtggGGTTGGTGGAGTAGGTGCTGCTGCTTGAGGATTCACAGCATAGCCAAAGACCcctgggaggaagggaagggccCCACCACCCTTTTCATCAGGTAGGACCATGTTGAGAGcaactggaagagcagccaagttGCTGAAGTTGTAAGGGTAGGCAGCGAGGAGCTGGGGGCCGTAGACAAGTGGGTAGGGCTCAGGGAAGAAGGTGACTTTGGCAGTGCCCATCCCCTCCATCCGGTCTCCCTCGGAAGCTCCCACTGGCCCCTCATTCCCAGGTTTTCCTTTGCTGGCACCGGGCTCCCGACTGCCTCCTATCAGGGCCAGGGGAAATTCCTGCACAGGTGGGTATACATAGCTGCCCCCACCTGCTACCGGGGGCTCCTCACCCCCAGAGATGACCGGGTCCTGGAGTGAGGCAGACTCAGAagcttcagcagcagcagcagcagcagcagcagcagcagcagcagcagcagcagcagtactACCACCGCCTGCCTCCCCACTGGATGAGGACACTTGCATCTCTTGGGGGGCCTCTTCCTTGACATCAATGGGCCTGGTGCCAATGCTGCCTTTGGAATAGGCAATGACGGGTGTGGGAGTGCCCCCAGGCCGTTCCACAGCGTGCCTCTGCGCATGTCGGTTCAGGGCAGCTGCGGTCTTGCACACCTTGGCACAGTGGGGGCAGGTGAAGCGGGTGGAAGACTTCCTCCCAGTCCTGGAGTTGTGGGAGCCCCCACTATGGGCTTCCTGGTGCTTTCTCAGCTTCCTCAGAGTGGCAAAGGCCTGGGCACAGTCCCCACAACGGTGCCTACGCTCACCACGTCCTCGTCCTCCTGGGCCGTCCACTGATGGGGTTTCCTCCCAGCCCCTTCGTTCCAGCTTTTGTCTCCAGCGTGGTGGTCTTCGTCCTCGGGGGAGTCCACTGACCCCGCTGACCCCACTGGCAGTAGCTCCAGCCTTGCGCTTAGGCTTGTATGAATAGTAGGGTCTCCAAAGCTGATCTTCCCCTCCAGCCTTCGATTCCTCTtggtcctcctggtcctcctcctcctcttcctcatcctcttcctcgcTCTCCTCTACTTCCTCGCCACTCAGCTCTCCAGGACGCAGGTCAGTTTCTGAGATGCGGCGCTTGACAATGGCCTCTTCCCCAATTCGCACAGTGATCTGACACAGTGGAGGTGGAGCCTGAAGCTGAGAAGAGCCTCGGCCTGTCCCTGTGGGGGaacccccactcccactcatCCCACCCACGGGTTTGGCTGTGTAAGTCAGAGTCCTCCCAGCCCGCAGATTCCGGCCCTTGGCCTCCTCTGTGGCTGGCCCTGCAGCTGTGGCTGGGCTGACGGCGGTGGAGGCTGGGCTGGTGGGTGTTGCTGCAGGCTCAGAGGGAGGAGGTGGGTACTCTCGTTTCTTGGGGGGTCTTGGGGGAGTCGTATAAGTGATGACTGAGGCAGCTTGGGACCCTCCTGTCCCGGCTGGTCCGCCCCCGGCTGCACCACTACTACTGCTCCCGTGGACAATGACAGAGGGAGCTGGATGAGCAAAGGTGATGACAGAGGGGGGAGGACCAGGTTCTGGGGCaggtgggggtaggggttgggggcTGGCTGGCATTGCTGTGGGGGCCGGTGTGTGGAGGCTTGGAGAAAGAGGGGCCTCGGGGCCTCCCTGACTGTAGGTCTTGTAGGGCCTCTTGGCTGCCCGCATAGGGAGCAGGCGGTACAGCTTGAGGGTATTAAGCTTGGGCTTGTAGCCTCCATTGGGTGTCTTCTCACTGGCTAGGAGGCCAGGGCTAATGCCATGGAAGGCTCGCTGGTGGGTCTTCAGGTTATAATAGGTGACAAAGGTTTCCCAGCAGAAGATGCACTGGTACCTGGGCCGGGACAGCAGGGAACAGGGCAGGAACAGAGCCGCTTGAGTTAAGGCCCTGAAGGCAGGGCCTCATCTTGCCCTGTCATCTGCAGCCCTCAAACCTGTAACTCCCCAGCAACTTGTTCGTCCTCccttcctgctgcttgctgcaccCTGCCAGCCTCCAGACTGGGACCAGACTAAGCTCAACCCCCTGACTCCTGCCAGCTCCTGCTCTCAGCCTCGGCTATTCTGCTGTGAAATGGGAATAGTCACATATTTTAGCCCCCAAAATGCATTCTGTGGTACAAATGACAGAACGGACATGCTAAGGAAACACCAGGTGTTGTTCTGTGTGGTCTAAAATCCAGTGGGCAGACCTGTACTCCCACAGTACTCACTCTCCTGTGAGggctcatttctctttccttcctagcCTTTCCCACAGCACCAAGCCTGGATGGGCAGGCAAGATGCTGGCGTCCAGGAAATGGGGCTGAAAGGAGACACATGAAGTCCTGGAGGCCGTAAGTAAGGAGGGGGACAAGAGCAGATCCCAATATGGATAGCCCACTTTCTAGACCCTTCTGCCCACCCCTCCCTCCATTGTCCACCTCAGGTCACTCACCTGCGCTCCCCGGTGTGCCACACCTCGTGCTTGGTGCGGTACTCAGCCAGGGCAAACACCTTCTCACAGTAGCGGCAGGGGTACTTCCTCCGCCACGAGTGTACATTGCTGTGCCGCTTCAAGCTGGACAGGGTCACGTAGGAACGCTCACAGGCCGCACACACATAGAGCACATGGCCACCCACAACCTTCACCACATGCTCAGGGCCATCTCTGAAGCCCACTGGTTGTGGCAGGGCTGAGGCATCCACTCCTGCAGGACCCCCAGGGCCAGGGCCCCCAGGTCCCAGCCCTGCAGCCCCCCGAGTGTTGGACCCCCGTCGACACTGAGCCTCATGGGTCTGCAGTCGCTTGGGATGGATGAAGCTTTTTCCACATCGAGGGCAAGGAAAGGGCCTGCGGGGCTGTGAGTCAGGAGTCAGGGCCTCAGCTTTGTCACCCACCCACTCTCCATCTGTTCTAGCCCCTGGCCCCAAACCATCCTCATTAGGCTCTGAAGTGACCATGGAAGTTGGGGCAGGTGGTACCCAAGTATCACCTCCCTCCCCCAGGCCCTGTAGACGGGAGATACCCAGCCTCCGACCCAGAGCTCCAATCTCTGCCACAGCTGCCCCATCCCCGCCACCACCAGGGAGTGAAAGCCGGGCACTATAGATGAAGTTGAGGACATCGGAGAAGGCAGCTGCTGGGACCCCGGGCAGCTCTAGCACCCGGGGAGGAGATGAAGAGTGAGGAGAGgctggagggggagaggaggacgAAGAGGAGGCAGCTGTGGTGGTTGCAGGGCTGGGGGCTAAGCCACCAGTTACTGGTGGGAGGGGCAGTGGGGCTGAAGCTAGTAGAGCCTCTCTGAAGAAGGGACTAGAGGCAGCCAGGACACTGCGGTGAGCGGGGAACTTGGTGTCTCCAGCTATGAGGGTGACGTCACAGAAGAGGCCTCGGAGCCGCTGCTCATTGAGCTGACGCAGGACAGCTGGGGCATGGGACGGGTCCGTCACCTCTGCAGGGGGTGGCATGATGCCAGCCTAGATGTAGGGAAAAGAGGCCAGGGAGAGTCTCAGAGGCTGGGCAGGGGTCAGGAGCCTCTGAGACCAGGGGGATAAATGGAAGACAGCAGTTAGAGGCTACTGGTCAGAATCTGGTGGAAGGCTGAATAATTCGGGTCACAGAAGTCAGGGGTTAACACTAGGCCACTCGGAATCCAACCAGTGTCCGAGACCAGTATGTCTAACATCTGTGCCAGCAAAGGCCAGGAATACCTCAGGCCACAGTGAAGGGCAAGTGGTCATGAGCTCCAGATTCACAGTAAGCAGTAGAAGGGGGAAGCTCTTCACATCCAACCAttggagggggtggagggagactGAACAAAATGGCTTCCCTTGCTGCCTTCTCCACTGGGGTCTACTTTCTTCCTAGCTGTAGTCCTCCCCGCACTCTCTCACCTGAGAGCATAGCCAACATGGAGCAGCGTAGTAGCTCAGCAAGTCCCTGCAGCCTGGCCTTTTCCttctgcagagaaacagaaactgtgTCAGAAAtcaagagaagacaggagagggtCCGCACAAGGGAAGGATTCAGGATGTGGGCATCAGTCCAACAGTCAAAGACACCTTGGCTGCTCTGCAAACCCCGATCCCTACTAGGAGCCTGTCAGGCTGCTTGGCCAAATCCAGTCAGACCAAGGAGGCCACAAGATTATCGCTTAGCTTGCTCTGCCAGCCACAAGAAGTATGACAAGATGATTTGCATATCCCCAATCCACCTCCAAACAGCACAGCAGCACACTTCAACCCCACAGGTTCAGGACAGCCTCAGCCTCAGTTCACTCTCTAATCCCTTTGGCCCAGTCTTGTCTCGAGACTCAAAGATATCAAAGATTTGCTcactctgtttctttgtttttttaaatctcagtgggcttatttacatatcaaaaagAGCTTTTTTCCTATTTTACTAACCAGATTAG
The nucleotide sequence above comes from Arvicanthis niloticus isolate mArvNil1 chromosome 6, mArvNil1.pat.X, whole genome shotgun sequence. Encoded proteins:
- the Zbtb4 gene encoding zinc finger and BTB domain-containing protein 4 isoform X2, which produces MPPPAEVTDPSHAPAVLRQLNEQRLRGLFCDVTLIAGDTKFPAHRSVLAASSPFFREALLASAPLPLPPVTGGLAPSPATTTAASSSSSSPPPASPHSSSPPRVLELPGVPAAAFSDVLNFIYSARLSLPGGGGDGAAVAEIGALGRRLGISRLQGLGEGGDTWVPPAPTSMVTSEPNEDGLGPGARTDGEWVGDKAEALTPDSQPRRPFPCPRCGKSFIHPKRLQTHEAQCRRGSNTRGAAGLGPGGPGPGGPAGVDASALPQPVGFRDGPEHVVKVVGGHVLYVCAACERSYVTLSSLKRHSNVHSWRRKYPCRYCEKVFALAEYRTKHEVWHTGERRYQCIFCWETFVTYYNLKTHQRAFHGISPGLLASEKTPNGGYKPKLNTLKLYRLLPMRAAKRPYKTYSQGGPEAPLSPSLHTPAPTAMPASPQPLPPPAPEPGPPPSVITFAHPAPSVIVHGSSSSGAAGGGPAGTGGSQAASVITYTTPPRPPKKREYPPPPSEPAATPTSPASTAVSPATAAGPATEEAKGRNLRAGRTLTYTAKPVGGMSGSGGSPTGTGRGSSQLQAPPPLCQITVRIGEEAIVKRRISETDLRPGELSGEEVEESEEEDEEEEEEDQEDQEESKAGGEDQLWRPYYSYKPKRKAGATASGVSGVSGLPRGRRPPRWRQKLERRGWEETPSVDGPGGRGRGERRHRCGDCAQAFATLRKLRKHQEAHSGGSHNSRTGRKSSTRFTCPHCAKVCKTAAALNRHAQRHAVERPGGTPTPVIAYSKGSIGTRPIDVKEEAPQEMQVSSSSGEAGGGSTAAAAAAAAAAAAAAAAEASESASLQDPVISGGEEPPVAGGGSYVYPPVQEFPLALIGGSREPGASKGKPGNEGPVGASEGDRMEGMGTAKVTFFPEPYPLVYGPQLLAAYPYNFSNLAALPVALNMVLPDEKGGGALPFLPGVFGYAVNPQAAAPTPPTPPPPLPLPVPPKGIVEMTGVERTQKGDVG
- the Zbtb4 gene encoding zinc finger and BTB domain-containing protein 4 isoform X1 — protein: MSWGILRRKRPGCRDLLSYYAAPCWLCSQAGIMPPPAEVTDPSHAPAVLRQLNEQRLRGLFCDVTLIAGDTKFPAHRSVLAASSPFFREALLASAPLPLPPVTGGLAPSPATTTAASSSSSSPPPASPHSSSPPRVLELPGVPAAAFSDVLNFIYSARLSLPGGGGDGAAVAEIGALGRRLGISRLQGLGEGGDTWVPPAPTSMVTSEPNEDGLGPGARTDGEWVGDKAEALTPDSQPRRPFPCPRCGKSFIHPKRLQTHEAQCRRGSNTRGAAGLGPGGPGPGGPAGVDASALPQPVGFRDGPEHVVKVVGGHVLYVCAACERSYVTLSSLKRHSNVHSWRRKYPCRYCEKVFALAEYRTKHEVWHTGERRYQCIFCWETFVTYYNLKTHQRAFHGISPGLLASEKTPNGGYKPKLNTLKLYRLLPMRAAKRPYKTYSQGGPEAPLSPSLHTPAPTAMPASPQPLPPPAPEPGPPPSVITFAHPAPSVIVHGSSSSGAAGGGPAGTGGSQAASVITYTTPPRPPKKREYPPPPSEPAATPTSPASTAVSPATAAGPATEEAKGRNLRAGRTLTYTAKPVGGMSGSGGSPTGTGRGSSQLQAPPPLCQITVRIGEEAIVKRRISETDLRPGELSGEEVEESEEEDEEEEEEDQEDQEESKAGGEDQLWRPYYSYKPKRKAGATASGVSGVSGLPRGRRPPRWRQKLERRGWEETPSVDGPGGRGRGERRHRCGDCAQAFATLRKLRKHQEAHSGGSHNSRTGRKSSTRFTCPHCAKVCKTAAALNRHAQRHAVERPGGTPTPVIAYSKGSIGTRPIDVKEEAPQEMQVSSSSGEAGGGSTAAAAAAAAAAAAAAAAEASESASLQDPVISGGEEPPVAGGGSYVYPPVQEFPLALIGGSREPGASKGKPGNEGPVGASEGDRMEGMGTAKVTFFPEPYPLVYGPQLLAAYPYNFSNLAALPVALNMVLPDEKGGGALPFLPGVFGYAVNPQAAAPTPPTPPPPLPLPVPPKGIVEMTGVERTQKGDVG